From the genome of Edaphobacter dinghuensis, one region includes:
- a CDS encoding GMC oxidoreductase has protein sequence MAEEIVDVLIIGSGHSGGMAAKILTEKGISCLMLNAGPVADVHKDTESKPAYSLPYRGFSQPGRLQHVFQSNEFNANTWVDEQEVPYTYDAQHPYNWVRVRLFGGRSLFWSRQSFRLSDYEFKAKSHDGYGDDWPISLADVAPYYSRVEAIFRVLGRPYGMPQYPDGNFVPDNSPWTTCMQRFVDAGKQKGVPVCKARSSLGVDGLASSVNLLLPDAFATGKLRAIPNVVVRELRVDKNTGLINEALFVDRLSRREMSVKARVVVLAAGTLESTRLLLNSKLANSSGVMGHYLIDQIYGAGITCSVPEARDGKATREMMGGSALIPRFRNINTKEKNFIRGYALNVHSSMGAMDPRNFAAYGEDLQKKLDSYNGSGFGAGIMGEVLARYENHVSIDKNVVDAWDIPALHIDTKYTDNEFNMARDAVDTSIALAEAAGFEVLSKNYDPNPPGYSIHELGTCRMGDNPKTSVLNKWSQSHDIKNLVVVDGASFVSSGWQNPTMTIVALAMRASEHLAEEMRKGNV, from the coding sequence ATGGCGGAAGAAATAGTTGACGTTCTCATTATTGGATCGGGCCACTCGGGCGGAATGGCCGCAAAAATTCTGACGGAAAAGGGCATCTCGTGCCTGATGTTGAATGCAGGGCCGGTTGCAGATGTTCACAAAGATACGGAGTCGAAGCCCGCGTATTCGTTGCCTTATCGCGGATTCAGCCAGCCCGGCAGGTTGCAGCACGTCTTTCAGTCGAACGAGTTTAATGCGAACACCTGGGTGGATGAACAAGAGGTTCCTTACACCTACGATGCGCAGCATCCTTACAACTGGGTGCGCGTGCGGTTGTTTGGCGGACGCTCGCTCTTCTGGTCGCGGCAGTCGTTCCGGCTGAGTGACTATGAGTTCAAGGCAAAGTCTCACGATGGCTACGGCGACGATTGGCCGATCAGTTTAGCCGATGTAGCCCCCTATTACTCGCGGGTTGAGGCGATCTTTCGTGTGCTGGGCCGACCCTATGGGATGCCGCAGTATCCGGACGGAAATTTCGTTCCGGATAACTCGCCGTGGACGACGTGCATGCAGCGTTTTGTGGACGCGGGAAAGCAGAAGGGTGTTCCGGTTTGCAAAGCGCGCAGCTCTCTGGGAGTCGATGGACTGGCAAGCTCGGTCAACCTGCTGTTGCCTGATGCATTTGCCACTGGCAAGCTGCGGGCCATTCCGAATGTGGTGGTTCGCGAGCTGAGAGTCGACAAGAACACCGGGTTGATAAACGAAGCTCTTTTTGTCGATCGGCTTTCGCGGCGCGAGATGTCGGTAAAGGCCAGGGTGGTGGTTTTGGCAGCAGGAACGCTGGAAAGCACACGCCTGCTGCTGAACTCGAAGCTGGCGAACTCGAGCGGCGTGATGGGTCACTATCTCATCGATCAGATCTACGGAGCCGGCATTACCTGCTCCGTTCCCGAGGCGCGCGATGGTAAGGCCACACGAGAGATGATGGGCGGCAGCGCGCTGATTCCCCGTTTCCGCAACATCAATACGAAGGAGAAGAACTTTATCCGCGGCTATGCCTTGAATGTGCACAGCAGCATGGGAGCCATGGATCCGCGCAACTTTGCAGCCTATGGAGAAGACCTGCAGAAGAAGCTGGATAGCTATAACGGCAGCGGATTCGGTGCCGGAATTATGGGCGAGGTGCTGGCGCGATATGAGAACCACGTAAGCATCGACAAAAATGTTGTCGATGCGTGGGACATCCCGGCGCTGCATATCGATACGAAGTACACCGACAACGAGTTCAACATGGCACGGGACGCCGTCGATACCAGCATCGCGCTGGCCGAGGCAGCGGGCTTCGAGGTTCTCTCCAAGAACTATGATCCCAACCCGCCGGGTTACAGCATCCACGAATTAGGCACCTGCCGCATGGGCGATAACCCGAAGACCAGCGTGCTGAATAAATGGAGCCAGAGCCACGATATTAAAAACCTGGTTGTCGTGGATGGAGCAAGCTTCGTCAGCTCCGGTTGGCAGAACCCGACAATGACCATTGTGGCGCTTGCCATGCGCGCTTCAGAGCATCTTGCCGAAGAGATGCGCAAAGGAAATGTTTAG
- a CDS encoding LacI family DNA-binding transcriptional regulator, whose product MKKVFPPAPKLSDVARLAGVGNATVSRVLNGHVHVSEEANRRVKQAISDLGYSPNRIARSLKGATSGIIGMLVPSISDMFFSQCAEAVEIVARKYDSLLIVMASHDDPLVEFENLQQLLLHQIDGLILSSAQSRNTKLYKALRDVTVPVVGLDRPLQEANIPSVISENFEGAKAATSHLISHGYDKVLCIHIKPELYPIQERLHGYTEAMNDAGLQPLLYKVESAEDAEMCLKNHLSSTDSRIAVFAANNLAARFTWEAVRTLHLAIPRQVAMVCFDDFDLADSLTPPMSVVQQTIDDLGRTAAELLFHRMRNESREAASAPVGDPVRFSTQLIIRESCGCHPNGMCKS is encoded by the coding sequence ATGAAAAAGGTATTCCCTCCTGCTCCAAAGCTAAGTGATGTCGCTCGTCTGGCCGGGGTAGGAAATGCGACCGTTTCGAGAGTCTTGAACGGTCACGTGCACGTCAGCGAAGAGGCAAATCGGCGCGTCAAGCAGGCGATCAGCGATCTCGGCTATAGTCCGAATCGGATCGCGCGAAGCCTCAAGGGCGCCACATCCGGAATTATAGGGATGCTTGTTCCCAGCATTTCGGACATGTTCTTTTCGCAGTGCGCCGAGGCCGTTGAGATTGTCGCTCGCAAGTATGACTCTCTGCTGATCGTGATGGCTTCTCATGACGATCCTCTGGTCGAGTTTGAGAACTTGCAGCAGTTGCTCCTTCACCAGATCGACGGGTTGATCCTGTCGTCGGCACAATCGCGCAACACGAAACTATATAAAGCACTTCGAGATGTAACGGTTCCAGTAGTCGGCCTGGACCGTCCTTTGCAGGAAGCAAACATCCCATCGGTGATCAGTGAAAACTTCGAAGGCGCAAAGGCCGCAACCAGCCATCTTATATCTCATGGTTACGACAAGGTTCTTTGCATCCATATCAAGCCGGAGTTATATCCCATTCAGGAACGACTACATGGATACACCGAGGCGATGAACGATGCCGGGCTTCAGCCGCTGCTCTATAAAGTTGAGAGCGCAGAGGATGCCGAGATGTGCCTGAAGAACCATCTCAGCTCTACTGACTCCAGGATTGCAGTCTTCGCAGCGAATAACCTTGCCGCTCGATTCACATGGGAGGCGGTCCGTACCCTGCATCTTGCTATCCCTCGGCAGGTTGCGATGGTCTGCTTCGACGACTTCGATCTGGCCGACAGCCTTACTCCGCCAATGAGCGTTGTGCAGCAGACGATTGACGACCTGGGACGCACTGCCGCAGAACTGCTCTTTCATCGCATGCGGAATGAGAGCAGGGAAGCTGCCTCGGCGCCGGTCGGCGATCCCGTTCGTTTCTCAACGCAGCTGATTATTCGAGAGTCCTGCGGCTGTCACCCGAACGGCATGTGCAAGTCCTGA
- a CDS encoding glycosyl hydrolase family 79 C-terminal domain-containing protein translates to MSRKMDTTRRAFLGGAALICGQSLTSRAMSAFQYAGAAASQPIRIHVDATRTMGSIPSSFTGLGYEISSVSTNNLLSPANRTYVQLVRTLGRSGVIRIGGNTSDYSRFDPQGKLVSTPKGSVINEESLQQLGGFLDATGWQLIWGLNLGNGSQQNAIEEAKAIVAIAKDKLLAFEIGNEPDLFAHEGHRPHGYSYENYLTDYRHFKSALRAALPGVPLAGPDAALDNDWAQRFANDEGKDLSLLTHHYYRGGAGNPASTLDELLHSDPKLTSLLATLKDISERAHLPFRLCETNSFSGGGKPGVSNTFGSALWTLDYMLAVAWGGGSGVNIETGVNQLDFISSYSPIDDDGKGHYTAAPDYYGMLAFAYAGRGEKLALNYDSGPTNLTVYATAEGQHRIAVTIINKDASRDAEIELTFRQPLSRVTAMRLAGPSLESKQGVTFAGANIAADGSWHPARLEPIHLHDASGKVHVPAASAVVLIGSRIKS, encoded by the coding sequence ATGAGCAGAAAAATGGACACAACTCGCAGGGCCTTTTTAGGCGGCGCAGCCTTAATCTGCGGCCAAAGCCTGACCTCACGAGCCATGAGCGCCTTTCAATATGCGGGGGCTGCAGCCTCGCAACCCATTCGCATCCACGTCGATGCCACGCGCACGATGGGCTCAATTCCATCCAGCTTTACAGGTCTCGGCTACGAGATCTCTTCCGTCTCGACCAACAATCTGCTGTCACCCGCGAACCGCACCTACGTGCAACTCGTCCGTACCTTGGGAAGAAGCGGAGTCATCCGCATCGGAGGCAATACCTCCGATTACTCCCGCTTCGACCCACAAGGCAAGCTGGTCTCAACTCCCAAAGGAAGCGTCATCAACGAAGAAAGCCTTCAGCAGTTAGGAGGTTTTCTCGATGCCACCGGTTGGCAGTTGATCTGGGGTCTCAATCTCGGCAACGGAAGCCAGCAGAATGCGATCGAAGAGGCCAAGGCAATCGTGGCGATAGCCAAAGACAAGCTCCTCGCCTTCGAGATCGGCAACGAGCCGGACCTCTTCGCGCACGAGGGACACAGGCCACATGGCTATAGCTACGAAAACTACCTCACAGATTATCGGCACTTCAAATCTGCGCTCCGTGCGGCATTGCCCGGCGTTCCGCTCGCCGGTCCCGATGCCGCTCTGGACAACGATTGGGCGCAGCGCTTCGCCAACGATGAAGGCAAGGATCTGAGCCTGCTGACACACCACTACTACCGCGGCGGCGCAGGCAATCCAGCCAGCACGCTCGACGAGCTGTTGCACAGCGATCCCAAACTGACATCGCTGCTGGCGACGCTCAAAGACATCTCCGAGCGAGCGCATCTCCCCTTCCGCCTCTGCGAGACCAACTCTTTCTCCGGCGGCGGCAAGCCCGGCGTCAGCAACACCTTCGGCTCCGCGCTCTGGACGCTAGACTACATGCTGGCCGTGGCATGGGGCGGTGGCAGCGGGGTCAACATCGAGACTGGCGTAAACCAGCTCGACTTCATCAGCTCCTACTCGCCGATCGACGACGACGGCAAGGGACACTACACCGCCGCTCCCGACTACTACGGAATGCTCGCCTTCGCCTATGCCGGCCGCGGAGAAAAGCTCGCCCTCAACTACGATTCCGGTCCAACCAACCTGACCGTCTATGCGACCGCAGAGGGCCAGCATCGCATCGCAGTCACCATCATTAATAAAGATGCCTCTCGCGACGCAGAGATCGAGCTGACCTTCCGGCAACCCCTCTCTCGAGTTACCGCCATGCGTCTCGCCGGGCCTTCACTCGAGAGCAAGCAGGGAGTCACCTTTGCCGGTGCTAACATTGCCGCTGACGGAAGCTGGCATCCGGCCAGGCTCGAACCCATCCATTTGCACGATGCCTCAGGCAAAGTTCACGTGCCCGCAGCGAGTGCCGTGGTGCTGATCGGAAGCAGGATCAAAAGCTAA
- a CDS encoding HAD family hydrolase codes for MSRKAQPARYPANQTLLIDADDTLWENNIYFERAIASFISYLDHRIYNAEQVRERLNCVERATIASRGYGLNSFRQSLITCFEQLTDRPITPDKHARIVSFAQSIADQEIELLPHVAETLAELATRHRLILVTKGDHAEQSDKLQRSGLAPHFSAVEVLPEKHNAAYRSLSAHHGCEGCTTWMIGNSPKSDINPAFAAGLNAIFIPHDFTWALERENIDHPPADRQLLELAHFADLTRHF; via the coding sequence GTGAGTCGCAAAGCCCAACCCGCCCGCTACCCGGCCAATCAGACCCTGCTCATCGACGCAGACGATACCCTCTGGGAGAACAACATCTATTTTGAGCGGGCGATCGCTTCTTTCATCTCTTATCTCGACCATCGCATCTATAACGCCGAACAAGTTCGCGAGCGCCTCAACTGCGTCGAACGCGCGACCATCGCCTCGCGCGGCTATGGTTTAAACAGCTTTCGCCAATCGCTTATCACCTGCTTCGAGCAGCTTACCGATCGCCCCATTACACCGGACAAGCACGCACGCATCGTCAGCTTTGCCCAATCCATCGCCGACCAGGAGATCGAGTTGCTTCCCCACGTAGCTGAGACTCTTGCCGAGCTCGCCACGCGCCATCGTCTCATCCTCGTCACCAAGGGAGACCATGCCGAACAGAGCGATAAGCTTCAACGCTCTGGTCTTGCGCCGCACTTCAGCGCCGTCGAAGTGCTACCTGAAAAGCACAACGCGGCGTATCGCAGCCTCTCGGCGCATCATGGCTGCGAAGGTTGCACCACGTGGATGATCGGCAATAGTCCCAAGTCTGACATCAACCCTGCCTTTGCTGCCGGGCTCAACGCCATCTTCATCCCGCATGACTTTACCTGGGCACTCGAACGCGAGAATATCGACCATCCGCCCGCAGACCGGCAGCTTCTCGAACTCGCGCACTTCGCAGACCTGACTCGTCACTTCTAG
- a CDS encoding tetratricopeptide repeat protein, whose translation MKSIAAFLLSCSLVTCGAPMLAAQQTVSPEVQSLYQNARTAQAANDNDTAVADYLKIIRLDPKLGAAYNNLGRLYYNMGRFSDAVPVLVRGLRIDPSMHPAEIILGASYYQMGSFDKARGSLEAALKSLPDDRFARITLVHALMEQNNLDEAVQQLRHLTSSDPKDQEAWYLLGKLQLQLSQQAFERVHAIDPNSPLSHELSGEIMESMKNTPGAIAEYKKALEVAPNDGGAMEHLANAYWNSGEWAEARDSFEAILQHDASNCLAHWKLANSLDELNASPDDALKQVDAALATCPALAQARVEKARILLRLGKAADALPQLLSAEKTAPDEPSIQVLLARTYKALGDSAHAAEADAKFKQLLQAEHAKEENHAADVIRANQ comes from the coding sequence ATGAAATCAATCGCTGCGTTTCTCTTGTCTTGTAGCCTTGTCACCTGTGGAGCGCCCATGCTGGCAGCGCAGCAAACTGTCTCCCCCGAAGTGCAGTCTCTCTACCAGAATGCGCGCACCGCGCAGGCAGCCAATGATAACGATACGGCTGTTGCCGATTACCTGAAGATCATTCGCCTTGATCCGAAGCTGGGTGCGGCTTACAACAACCTGGGACGCCTTTACTACAACATGGGACGCTTCAGCGATGCGGTTCCCGTTCTCGTGCGCGGGCTGCGTATCGATCCTTCAATGCATCCGGCAGAGATTATTCTTGGCGCGAGCTACTATCAGATGGGATCGTTCGATAAGGCCAGAGGCTCTCTTGAGGCTGCGCTGAAGTCGCTTCCAGATGACAGATTTGCCCGGATTACTCTGGTGCATGCTCTGATGGAGCAGAACAATCTCGACGAGGCGGTGCAGCAGCTTCGACACCTTACCAGTAGCGATCCTAAGGATCAGGAGGCCTGGTATCTGCTCGGGAAACTACAGCTCCAACTCTCACAGCAGGCCTTTGAGCGTGTCCATGCTATCGATCCCAACTCTCCGCTATCGCACGAGCTTTCGGGCGAGATTATGGAGAGCATGAAGAACACTCCTGGAGCTATTGCCGAGTATAAGAAGGCACTCGAAGTTGCTCCTAACGATGGCGGAGCGATGGAGCATCTTGCCAATGCTTACTGGAACTCGGGCGAGTGGGCCGAGGCACGCGATAGCTTCGAGGCAATTCTTCAGCATGATGCGAGTAACTGCCTGGCGCATTGGAAGCTGGCAAACTCTCTCGATGAGTTGAATGCCTCGCCGGACGATGCCTTGAAGCAGGTTGATGCTGCTCTTGCGACGTGTCCTGCTCTTGCCCAGGCTCGTGTCGAGAAAGCAAGGATACTGTTGCGTCTCGGTAAAGCGGCTGATGCGCTGCCTCAATTACTCAGCGCTGAAAAGACTGCTCCTGACGAGCCTTCGATACAGGTCTTGCTGGCGAGAACCTATAAGGCATTGGGAGACTCTGCCCATGCTGCGGAGGCCGATGCAAAGTTCAAACAACTCTTGCAGGCAGAGCACGCTAAAGAAGAAAATCATGCGGCCGATGTGATCCGCGCAAATCAATAG
- a CDS encoding gluconate 2-dehydrogenase subunit 3 family protein: protein MEVKPLPIAPLIPDAVAQTNATFFSHQQLATLRKLSEILLPPLKGYPGATDAGTPEFLDFLIGASPSDRQQMYQSGLDRLDAEAKQHFGVPFSEVKKSQADQLLQPWMKTWMTDHPPTEPYAHFINIAHSDIRTATINSEAWSKAANSKGNQNEGMGLYWYPIEPDIHRKGTGALSNPVADKGHC from the coding sequence ATGGAAGTTAAGCCTCTGCCGATAGCGCCTCTTATTCCTGACGCAGTGGCCCAGACGAATGCCACCTTCTTCAGTCATCAGCAACTGGCGACGTTGCGTAAATTGAGTGAAATTCTGTTGCCTCCGCTAAAAGGCTATCCGGGGGCCACCGATGCCGGCACACCGGAGTTTCTCGATTTTCTGATTGGAGCTTCGCCGTCCGATCGTCAGCAGATGTATCAGTCTGGCCTGGACCGATTAGATGCCGAAGCGAAGCAGCACTTTGGCGTGCCGTTCTCCGAGGTGAAGAAGTCGCAGGCGGACCAACTGCTTCAGCCGTGGATGAAGACCTGGATGACCGACCATCCTCCCACCGAACCGTACGCTCATTTCATCAATATTGCTCATAGCGACATCCGCACGGCAACCATCAATTCAGAGGCGTGGAGCAAGGCAGCGAACAGCAAAGGAAATCAGAACGAAGGCATGGGGTTGTATTGGTATCCCATTGAGCCTGATATCCACCGAAAAGGTACTGGAGCATTGAGCAATCCTGTTGCCGACAAAGGTCATTGCTAG
- a CDS encoding TonB-dependent receptor translates to MSNSLKLALSGIVFTFCLLLATTQPGFGQASSGVTGTVTDNSGAVVPGAAVTVTNISTGQTAKTTTGSAGTYSTRGLIPGHYTITVTAAGFSKSIKNDVNVEVSTEETIDVTLNAGSSDTVVEVTSPLISLNTTQPELGTTVEPEVVNALPFEISGGRGKQIDSLAFLAPGVQGSGFSKRINGGVDFQSEVVFNGIPAPQPETEGYQTGFNPPFDMVNQARVERSTFSAQYGLAQGAMTYQMASGTNAFHGNVFYINRNEFFDAKGYFNSKTPIGRENDYGFTVAGPVVIPHLYNGKDRTFFHFSLDFGKTAVSNNSIGSVPTALEKTGDFSDFVDGNGKLIPIYDPLTHAPFPNNKIPQGRFSSISTALLPSIPDPDRPGLSSNKTATPNAFPNDAHVWGFVIDHNLTPTQSLHYAQWRNAYDSTGFDNDPIVPTTNILQSAKNNPALGSVFLLNYTNAVTPHLVGTAGIGWIGEIGNQFNVKHGVAFPGVVANPLSDVFPNVTFDGQYTPTSWGTSSGWVQSINRKLGIAIVNNWLWSKGRNTFNIGGEFRRTYQDDNECQACAAQINFSHNTTAAPPGTLNPDGTSAFASTGSAFASFLLGEVDSTDRIFANELKLRNLSISPYIQDDIKVTPKLTVNVGLRWDIMRPFTENKNQIVYLDPTKQNPSAGNLLGEATQFGSCPLCSGVDHADIHYKHFGPRLGFAYMINEKTVIQGGYSLAFLDGGAYEYGTSKVAVSYGNLLQGSFNRNSPGTNATGYGEWDNNPIPAPANGVLNPALGIGTTIRAFDPKKDGMAPYIQQWNINVQRQLPWNTFVNVAYVGNRAVHLNGQLNPLSQPNPSILSLGPLLNENINSSDAIAAGIKAPYANYATDLGGTATVAHTLSPFPQYSNVYNNYDLSGASNYNGLQASAEKRFSNGLSFLTSYTLSKSMSNVDSGFTTFASLPENKYNQKAEWTVGSNDIRNNTKIAGTYELPIGPGKSFVNNKGVTGQLLGGIQVSFILSYQTGTPFGVSENDNPLGCSGCFNRPNEVQGVARKTNGYNNLTFANGQSVQKVFSTGAFASTSKTYTLGDAVRNYSELRNPGNYDEDINARKKFALGEKVTFILQMDYFNVLNRTYFENPNSNIDNTSNYGLVPSGQQNNARQGQLSGRITF, encoded by the coding sequence TTGAGCAATAGTTTAAAGCTTGCACTTTCCGGGATCGTCTTTACCTTTTGCCTCCTGCTTGCGACGACGCAACCAGGGTTTGGGCAGGCATCGAGCGGCGTAACCGGTACCGTAACCGACAATAGCGGCGCCGTCGTTCCGGGAGCAGCAGTCACCGTAACGAATATCAGCACCGGACAGACCGCAAAGACCACCACCGGCTCGGCTGGAACTTATTCCACAAGAGGTCTCATCCCCGGTCACTACACAATTACCGTGACCGCTGCGGGCTTTAGCAAATCGATCAAAAATGACGTCAACGTCGAGGTCAGTACCGAAGAAACCATCGATGTGACCCTCAATGCGGGCAGCTCCGACACGGTCGTTGAGGTAACCTCACCGCTCATCTCGCTGAACACGACACAGCCCGAACTCGGAACCACAGTTGAACCGGAGGTTGTGAACGCTCTCCCTTTTGAGATCAGTGGCGGTCGCGGAAAGCAGATCGACAGCCTCGCCTTCCTCGCACCAGGTGTTCAGGGCAGCGGCTTCTCCAAACGAATCAACGGCGGCGTGGACTTCCAGAGCGAGGTTGTCTTCAATGGTATTCCCGCTCCTCAGCCTGAGACCGAAGGCTACCAGACCGGTTTCAATCCTCCGTTCGACATGGTGAACCAGGCTCGCGTCGAGCGTTCCACCTTCTCAGCACAGTACGGTTTGGCACAGGGTGCTATGACCTATCAGATGGCATCTGGCACCAACGCCTTCCATGGCAATGTCTTCTACATCAATCGCAATGAGTTCTTCGACGCCAAGGGCTACTTCAATAGCAAAACCCCTATCGGTCGCGAGAACGACTATGGTTTCACAGTTGCAGGCCCGGTTGTCATCCCTCATCTCTATAACGGCAAAGATCGCACGTTCTTCCACTTCTCCCTTGATTTTGGAAAGACGGCGGTATCAAACAACAGCATTGGAAGCGTTCCGACAGCTTTAGAAAAGACAGGCGACTTCTCTGACTTCGTCGACGGCAACGGTAAGCTCATCCCCATCTATGACCCGCTAACCCATGCTCCCTTTCCCAACAACAAGATTCCTCAAGGGCGCTTCAGTTCTATTTCGACCGCTCTACTTCCATCCATTCCCGATCCAGATCGTCCTGGCCTCTCCAGCAATAAGACGGCTACACCCAACGCATTTCCCAATGATGCGCACGTCTGGGGATTTGTTATCGACCATAATTTGACGCCTACTCAGTCGCTTCACTATGCCCAGTGGCGTAACGCGTATGACAGCACCGGCTTCGACAATGATCCCATTGTTCCGACCACGAATATCCTGCAAAGCGCCAAGAACAACCCGGCGCTCGGCAGCGTCTTCCTACTCAATTACACCAACGCTGTTACGCCTCACCTTGTAGGTACCGCCGGTATCGGCTGGATCGGAGAGATTGGCAACCAGTTCAATGTGAAGCATGGCGTCGCCTTTCCGGGTGTCGTCGCCAATCCCCTCAGCGATGTCTTTCCGAATGTCACCTTTGACGGACAGTACACGCCAACCAGTTGGGGAACCAGCAGCGGTTGGGTCCAGTCAATCAACCGTAAGCTCGGCATTGCCATTGTGAATAACTGGCTCTGGAGCAAGGGCCGTAACACATTCAACATCGGTGGTGAGTTCCGTCGCACCTATCAGGATGACAATGAGTGCCAGGCTTGCGCCGCACAGATCAACTTCAGCCATAACACAACCGCAGCGCCTCCAGGAACCTTGAACCCTGATGGCACCAGCGCATTTGCTTCTACGGGAAGCGCTTTTGCCAGCTTCCTTCTGGGAGAAGTTGACAGTACAGACCGCATCTTCGCAAACGAACTGAAGCTTCGTAACCTGTCCATATCGCCCTATATTCAGGACGATATTAAGGTCACGCCGAAGCTGACGGTCAACGTCGGACTCCGCTGGGATATCATGCGGCCGTTCACTGAGAACAAAAACCAAATCGTCTATCTCGATCCGACCAAGCAGAACCCATCAGCCGGAAACCTGCTTGGCGAAGCGACACAGTTTGGATCTTGCCCGCTGTGCTCCGGCGTCGATCACGCCGATATTCATTACAAGCACTTTGGTCCGCGTCTGGGTTTCGCTTACATGATCAACGAGAAGACGGTTATTCAGGGCGGTTACAGCTTAGCCTTCCTGGATGGCGGAGCCTATGAGTACGGCACCAGCAAGGTTGCCGTCAGCTATGGCAATCTGCTGCAGGGCTCCTTCAACCGTAACAGCCCAGGAACCAATGCAACCGGCTACGGCGAATGGGATAATAATCCGATTCCGGCACCAGCTAACGGTGTCTTGAACCCCGCTCTGGGTATCGGAACCACGATCCGCGCCTTCGATCCAAAGAAGGACGGTATGGCCCCATATATTCAACAGTGGAACATCAATGTCCAGCGCCAGTTGCCGTGGAACACATTCGTAAATGTGGCCTACGTTGGAAACCGCGCTGTCCATCTCAATGGCCAGCTCAATCCTCTCAGCCAACCGAACCCTTCGATCCTTTCGCTGGGTCCGCTGTTGAACGAAAACATCAACTCTTCTGACGCAATCGCAGCAGGCATCAAAGCTCCTTATGCCAACTACGCAACCGATCTAGGCGGAACAGCTACAGTTGCCCATACCCTTTCACCGTTCCCTCAGTACTCAAATGTCTATAACAACTATGACTTGAGTGGAGCATCAAACTACAACGGCCTGCAGGCCAGTGCTGAAAAGCGCTTCTCGAACGGCCTGTCGTTCCTAACCTCCTACACGTTGTCGAAATCTATGTCGAATGTCGATAGCGGCTTTACAACCTTCGCGTCGCTGCCGGAGAACAAGTACAACCAGAAAGCCGAGTGGACCGTTGGAAGTAATGACATTCGCAACAACACGAAGATTGCTGGAACCTATGAATTACCCATTGGTCCTGGCAAGTCCTTCGTCAACAATAAGGGAGTTACCGGCCAGCTTCTCGGTGGTATCCAGGTCAGCTTCATTCTCTCCTATCAAACCGGAACACCTTTCGGTGTATCGGAGAACGACAATCCTCTCGGCTGCTCTGGTTGCTTCAATCGTCCGAATGAAGTGCAGGGCGTAGCGCGTAAGACCAATGGCTATAATAATCTGACTTTTGCCAATGGCCAGAGCGTACAGAAAGTATTCTCCACCGGCGCTTTTGCCAGCACCAGTAAGACCTATACTCTGGGAGACGCAGTTCGCAACTATAGCGAACTGAGAAACCCCGGCAACTATGACGAAGACATCAATGCACGAAAGAAGTTTGCACTTGGAGAGAAAGTAACTTTCATTCTCCAAATGGACTACTTCAACGTATTGAATCGAACCTACTTCGAGAATCCAAACTCGAACATCGACAACACTTCGAACTATGGATTGGTCCCATCCGGTCAGCAGAACAATGCGCGGCAAGGACAGCTTAGCGGAAGAATCACCTTCTAA
- a CDS encoding sugar phosphate isomerase/epimerase family protein, protein MKHSRRDFLKAGSAAMIGGSALLHSTELFAQTLRLPLAIQLYSVREQLPKDYTGTLKQIAALGYREVEAAGYFGHSAAEVKQAMQDAGLNLVSSHHPSSDLHKQFDEILAFNKELGVKYIICSSPTPKDPSSRGNQMTLDDWRWNADEFNKFGEKVTAAGLKFGYHNHIAEFHKTNGVVPYDVLMSRTDPAKVTMEMDCGWVIVGGGDPIACLRRYPTRISMLHVKDFKKSSAPFSNTNRPVIAELGQGSIDYRPILQAAAKTGHVKHCFVEQEGFDMPPMESLKVDADYMRKLGLG, encoded by the coding sequence TTGAAGCACTCACGAAGAGATTTTCTCAAGGCCGGCTCGGCAGCAATGATCGGAGGCTCGGCATTGCTGCACAGCACCGAGTTGTTTGCGCAGACTCTGCGGCTGCCGCTGGCAATTCAACTCTACTCAGTGCGCGAGCAGCTGCCGAAAGACTATACCGGCACGCTGAAGCAGATTGCTGCACTGGGCTATCGCGAGGTCGAAGCGGCTGGCTACTTTGGCCACAGCGCTGCCGAGGTGAAACAGGCCATGCAGGATGCCGGGCTCAACCTGGTAAGCTCGCACCATCCTTCGAGCGATCTGCACAAGCAGTTCGACGAGATTCTTGCGTTCAACAAAGAATTGGGCGTGAAGTACATCATCTGCTCTTCTCCTACGCCCAAAGATCCCTCAAGCAGGGGCAATCAAATGACTCTGGATGACTGGCGCTGGAATGCGGATGAGTTCAATAAGTTTGGAGAAAAAGTAACCGCCGCAGGCCTTAAATTCGGCTATCACAACCACATTGCGGAGTTTCACAAGACCAATGGGGTCGTTCCGTACGATGTGTTGATGAGCAGAACCGATCCGGCCAAGGTGACGATGGAGATGGACTGCGGATGGGTGATCGTCGGAGGCGGCGACCCGATTGCCTGCCTGCGACGGTATCCCACGCGCATCTCAATGCTGCACGTGAAGGACTTCAAAAAGTCTTCAGCTCCCTTCTCGAATACGAATCGGCCAGTGATCGCAGAGCTGGGCCAAGGCAGCATCGACTATCGCCCCATCCTGCAGGCTGCCGCGAAGACTGGACACGTGAAGCATTGCTTTGTGGAACAAGAGGGATTCGACATGCCCCCCATGGAATCCCTGAAGGTCGATGCAGACTATATGCGCAAGCTGGGTCTGGGTTAG